CCCGGCGGCCGGCGATCAGGTGCCACTCGTCGGCAAGAAGCACGATCGGCTCGCCAAACTTCTCTGCAATGTCGCGCAGGCGCGGCGTCAGTTCGCGAATGAAGCGACGCGCATACTCGGGCGTGACGGGGTCCATGTCGGGCAGGCCCTGGCGCCACTTTGTCATGCCGATCGGGACGATCGCAACGGACTGCACTGTCGGATGCAGTTCTAGCAGCGCATCCAGTGTGCGCTGCAATTGCTCGCCGTCGTTGTGTCCCGGGCAGAGGACGATCTGCGTGTGGACCTGGATCCGGTGCTCGCGGAAGAACCGCAGTACGTCCAGAATCGGACGCGCTTTGCGAATGCCGAGCAACCAACGCCGCAGCGTTTCGTCGACTGCGTGGACGCTGATGTAAAGCGGTGAGAGGCCTTGCTCGGCAATGCGCTGCAGATCGGAATCCTTCAGCGTGATGCCGGTGATGTACGAGCCCTGCAGAAAGGAGAGGCGGTAATCTTCGTCCTTGATGTAGAGCGATTTCCGCAGGTTATCGGGCAACTGGTGGACGAAACAGAAGACGCAATTGCACCCGCAATTCTGTGTTGTGAACTGTTCGACTTCGATCCCGAGGTGTTCTTCGGGATACTCTTTGTCGACCTCGACGATGCGGCTCTCTCCGCTGGCATCCTCGATCTCCAGGTCGAGCTCAAAGTCCGATCCGTGGAAGTAGAAGTCGATCGTATCGCGAATCGGCTCGCCGTTGATGGAGACGAGTTTCTCCCCCACCGTGATGCCGGCCAGGTGCGCCAAGGAGGCCGGCGCGACAGCGCTGATACGCACGCCCGGGGCGGCGTCGGCGACGCTGATCGACGGAGAGATCGTATCCGACGGGTCGGCCCGCTTGACGCGGCGGCGAATCTCCGGCGTGATTGGCGCCAGCAGTTCGTAGTCGATGGAGGGATGCGTTTTCTTCATCGGTTCCCATGGGGCAAGTGCGCCCGGCCAAGAGGCATGTAGAAAGACGCGTGCCGACTGGCTTGCAAGGGGAAATCGGAACTGCCGGCGGTAAGAGAAACTGAGTCGATCGATCCCAATGCGTATTTGGCCTATCCCGTCATGTCCGATCCGTCCTCCAAACCGCTCCTGATCATCGCCGGGCCAACGGGTGTGGGCAAGAGCGCCGTGGCGTTGGAATTGGCGCGGGCGACGGGCGCAGGAATCCTGTCGGCCGATTCCATGCAGGTCTATCGCGGAATGGCGATCGGAACGGCGCAGCCGACGGCCGCAGAGCAGGCGGAGGTGCCGCACTTCCTGGTCGGGCACGTCGAACCTGGCGAGGAGTATCACGTCGCGCGGTTCGTCGAGGAAGCGAACATCATCCTCGAACACGAATCCGCCGCCGGACGATCGGTCATCGTGGCCGGCGGGACAGGGCTCTTCTTGCGCCATCTGGTCCATGGGATTTTCCAGGGTGCGCCGCGTAACATGGAAATCCGCGAACGCCTGAAGCGTGAGTTGGAAGACGAGGGATACGAGGCCTTGCGTGCGCGCCTGCACGCCGTCGATCCCGAACGCGAAGCCGAGATTAATCCGAACGATGCGGTGCGTGTGATGCGCGCGCTGGAAGTCTACGAGATCACCGGCGTCCCAATGTCGGAGCATCATCGGCGCGATCAGGAGCAACGCCAGTCGCGCAATGTGCGATACGTCGTGCTGCGTCGCCCGCGCCCGGCGATGATGGAACGCATCGAGCGGCGTGTGGATGTCATGATTGCAGAGGGCTGGGTGGACGAGGCGGCGCGACTGATGCAGCGCGACTTGCCGGACGACAGCCAGGCGTGCAAGGCGCTCGGCTATCGCGAGCTCTTCCGGCACCTGCGCGGCGAGTGGTCGCTGGAGGAAGCGATCGCGGAGATCAAAAAGCAGACACGACGTTTCGCGAAGCGACAACTGACATGGTTCCGTGGTGTGCCGGAAGCGGAATGGATCGATATCGAGGAACGTTCGGCCAGCGATGTGGCGCGGATTCTGCAACAGTCGGATAGGAGTTGATCCGGGAAAGGACCGCAACCGATGGCGAATGATCAGATTCTGACGCAGTTTCAAGAAGATTCCGAGGCAGACAACTGGAAGCCCGTCAACGATGGCGTGATGGGCGGGTGTTCGAACAGCGAGTTCATCCGCTCGGAGAATGGCACCGGAGTCTTTCGCGGCGAAGTGTCGCTGGAGAACAATGGCGGGTTTGCGTCGGTGCGTCGTCCGATCGAGGCGAGCACTCTTGCAGATTACACGGGTTTGCAAATGCGCCTGAGAGGCGATGGCAAACTCTACGGCATCAATATTCGCATGGGCGGAGAGTTTGTGGACACGTACTACCAGGTTCAGGTGGAAACAAAGATTGGCGAGTGGATGGACGTGCGGGCGGACTTCGCAGATTTCGAGGCAAAGAAACACGGCCAACCCGTTGCCGAAGCACCGCCGCTGGATCCCGCCTCCATCGAAGGCATCGGCTTGATCATCAGCAAGCAACCCGGCGAGTTCGCGTTGGAGATCGACTCAATCAAGGCGTTTCGTTGATGGAGAATTCTGGTACCTTGCCGTCAAAGAGAATCGTCTGAATGCCCAATGTCTGGGCCGGCGCCAGGTTCTCTTCCAAGTCATCCACGAAGAGCAATTCGCTTGGCGCGAGGCCGCTCTGCTCGACAATCTTCTCGAAGAAGCCGGGCTGAGTCTTTGTCACGCCGAGTTCGTACGACAAGAAACGCTCTTCCTCGAAGTCTCGCAGGTCCGGATACTCGCGGAGCAGGAATTCCCAATGCGAGCGCGTCGTGTTTGAGCAGATCGCGACGGTTACGCCCTGCTTGCGAACATTGCGCATGGCTTCGAACATCTCTGGAATGGCGGTGGTGAAAATGCTGTTCCAGATTCGCTCGAACTCCTCGACTTTGAACTCGATGCCCATTTCGCGATGCAGTTCTTCCGTCAACCAATCGGTGTCTTTCTCGCCGATTTCGAGCAGGATATTGCGGCTCAGTCCTTCGGGCCGCGGCGTGAAGACAAACTGGAAGAGGACCTGCGGATTCGGAATCCCGTTGTGCAGTCGGCCCGGGTGCGTCAGCAGGAACTTGAGTGCCGCC
This genomic stretch from bacterium harbors:
- a CDS encoding DUF512 domain-containing protein translates to MKKTHPSIDYELLAPITPEIRRRVKRADPSDTISPSISVADAAPGVRISAVAPASLAHLAGITVGEKLVSINGEPIRDTIDFYFHGSDFELDLEIEDASGESRIVEVDKEYPEEHLGIEVEQFTTQNCGCNCVFCFVHQLPDNLRKSLYIKDEDYRLSFLQGSYITGITLKDSDLQRIAEQGLSPLYISVHAVDETLRRWLLGIRKARPILDVLRFFREHRIQVHTQIVLCPGHNDGEQLQRTLDALLELHPTVQSVAIVPIGMTKWRQGLPDMDPVTPEYARRFIRELTPRLRDIAEKFGEPIVLLADEWHLIAGRRAPSYTRWPDLPQLENGVGMIYHFYKDLPAAKRLLARHPIARPWRVGAVTSTLSPPALERITTACAAHNIEIVPLPTVNTLFGETIHVTGLLAGVDLSRTIRENPGFDQYLLPGNCMRRGDNVFLDDMTLEQLQELTAAPISPVMGGARDFVETILEHASDYQRAAIPDHVFQAKHWANT
- the miaA gene encoding tRNA (adenosine(37)-N6)-dimethylallyltransferase MiaA gives rise to the protein MSDPSSKPLLIIAGPTGVGKSAVALELARATGAGILSADSMQVYRGMAIGTAQPTAAEQAEVPHFLVGHVEPGEEYHVARFVEEANIILEHESAAGRSVIVAGGTGLFLRHLVHGIFQGAPRNMEIRERLKRELEDEGYEALRARLHAVDPEREAEINPNDAVRVMRALEVYEITGVPMSEHHRRDQEQRQSRNVRYVVLRRPRPAMMERIERRVDVMIAEGWVDEAARLMQRDLPDDSQACKALGYRELFRHLRGEWSLEEAIAEIKKQTRRFAKRQLTWFRGVPEAEWIDIEERSASDVARILQQSDRS
- a CDS encoding CIA30 family protein — its product is MANDQILTQFQEDSEADNWKPVNDGVMGGCSNSEFIRSENGTGVFRGEVSLENNGGFASVRRPIEASTLADYTGLQMRLRGDGKLYGINIRMGGEFVDTYYQVQVETKIGEWMDVRADFADFEAKKHGQPVAEAPPLDPASIEGIGLIISKQPGEFALEIDSIKAFR
- a CDS encoding HAD-IA family hydrolase; its protein translation is MSLRMILCDLGNTLIRFDHQRAAGAALKFLLTHPGRLHNGIPNPQVLFQFVFTPRPEGLSRNILLEIGEKDTDWLTEELHREMGIEFKVEEFERIWNSIFTTAIPEMFEAMRNVRKQGVTVAICSNTTRSHWEFLLREYPDLRDFEEERFLSYELGVTKTQPGFFEKIVEQSGLAPSELLFVDDLEENLAPAQTLGIQTILFDGKVPEFSINETP